The Acidimicrobiales bacterium genome contains the following window.
GAACGGCTTGGTGACGTAGTCGTCGCTGCCCAGCCGTAGCCCCTCGACCTTGTCGGCGGTGGTGTCGCGGGCGGTCAGGAAGATCACGGGCACACGCGTCCCCGCCCCCTCGGTCTGCCGGAGCCGCTTGGCCACGTCGAAGCCGTCGAGGTCGGGGAGCATGACGTCCAGCACGACGAGGTCGGGACGCCGGTCCTCGATGGCCTGCAGGGCCGCCCGCCCGGACGCGGCCCGCTCGACCTCGAAGCCGTTCATGGTGAGCCCCATCGACAGCAGCTCGGTGATGTGCTCCTCGTCGTCGACAACCAGCACGTGCGGCGCCCGGCCGCTCACCTCGGCCCCACCGGGGCGAGTCTACGAGCGGGTTCTGTGGCCCGACCCGGCATCGTCGGAGGGGTCGGGCCCGACCATCTGTCCATCAGGACCCGCCTCGTCCGCGGGGCGCGCGTCGTG
Protein-coding sequences here:
- a CDS encoding response regulator, encoding MSGRAPHVLVVDDEEHITELLSMGLTMNGFEVERAASGRAALQAIEDRRPDLVVLDVMLPDLDGFDVAKRLRQTEGAGTRVPVIFLTARDTTADKVEGLRLGSDDYVTKPF